One window of the Candoia aspera isolate rCanAsp1 chromosome 16, rCanAsp1.hap2, whole genome shotgun sequence genome contains the following:
- the LOC134506193 gene encoding mitochondrial-processing peptidase subunit alpha-like isoform X1 — MCSHVLPGGPPAWGSGKADDVDKSVAQYTGGILTLEKDMSGVSLGPTPTPELAHITIGLESCSFLEEDFIPFAILHMMGGGVALSLPGALAKACSHGCISMSSTGKSPGFSEGTGKLFC; from the exons ATGTGCTCACACGTACTTCCTGGGGGCCCACCAGCCTGGGGAAGCGGGAAAGCCGACGATGTGGACAAGTCAGTGGCCCAGTACACCGGAGGGATCCTCACG CTTGAGAAGGACATGTCAGGCGTGAGTTTAgggcccacccccaccccagagtTGGCCCACATCACGATTGGGCTGGAAAGCTGCTCGTTTCTG gagGAAGACTTCATCCCCTTTGCCATCTTAcacatgatgggggggggggtggctctTTCCCTGCCGGGGGCCCTGGCAAAGGCATGTTCACACGGCTGTATCTCAATGTCCTCAACCGGTAAGTCCCCGGGCTTTTCTGAAGGAACAGGAAAGCTTTTTTGCTAA
- the LOC134506193 gene encoding mitochondrial-processing peptidase subunit alpha-like isoform X2: MIHAAAYRENTVGLNRFPPAENVEKIDRRVLHSYLRNYCTPSRMVLAGVGIEHEQLVECAHTYFLGAHQPGEAGKPTMWTSQWPSTPEGSSRLRRTCQA, translated from the exons ATGATTCATGCC GCAGCTTACAGGGAAAACACAGTGGGATTGAACAGGTTCCCTCCGGCAGAGAACGTTGAGAAGATTGACAGGAGGGTCCTCCATTCGTACCTGAGGAATTACTGTACGCCCAGCAGGATGGTGTTGGCTGGCGTGGGGATTGAGCATGAGCAGCTTGTGGAATGTGCTCACACGTACTTCCTGGGGGCCCACCAGCCTGGGGAAGCGGGAAAGCCGACGATGTGGACAAGTCAGTGGCCCAGTACACCGGAGGGATCCTCACG CTTGAGAAGGACATGTCAGGCGTGA
- the LOC134506164 gene encoding zinc finger protein 850-like encodes MEVLKQDGRLRRRKEAKPSGEEGACTGASRSCLRRRERCGPGGAAEGSPNEMIQSEEGPHDRRVPGKRCGKAEGVGIRGKIHPGEKPYKCLECEKSFSQRGSLNKHQRIHSGEKPYKCLECGRSFNVRGNLYKHQRIHSGEKPYKCLECGRSFSCRGSLYIHQRIHSGEKPYKCLECGKSFSHSGSLYIHQRIHSGEKPYKCLKCGNCFSQRADLYKHQRIHTGEKQYKCLECGKSFSQKGNLHTHQRIHSGEKPYKCLECGKSFSDSGSINKHKRIHSGEKPYKCLECGKSFITNGNLKNHQRIHTGEKPYKCLECGKSFRSRGHLKIHQKIHTGEKPYKCLECGKSFSLSGSLYIHQRIHSGEKPYKCLECGKSFTQSGQLRAHQRIHTGEKPYKCLECGRSFSQSGSLDKHLRIHLGERPYKCLECGKSFRSRGEIRIHQRIHTGEKPYKCLECGIGFSCSGSLCTHQRIHSGEKPYKCLECGKSFTQSGQLRAHQRIHTGEKPYKCLACGRSFSVSGNLDKHLRIHSGKKPYKCLECGKSFRSRGDLRAHQRIHTGEKPYKCLECGKSFSLSRSLYIHQRIHSGEKPYKCLECGKSFNQIGSLRIHQRIHTGEKPYKCLECGKSFSHSSSLDNHLRIHLGERPYKCLECGKSFRSRGEIRKHQRIHTGEKPYKCLECGKSFSHSGSLDNHLRIHSGEKPYKCLECGKSFSHSSSLYRHQSLHSGQKA; translated from the exons ATGGAGGTTTTAAAG CAGGACGGCCGACTCCGGCGAAGGAAGGAGGCGAAGCCGAGCGGAGAGGAGGGAGCCTGCACAGGAGCCTCCCGGTCCTGTCTGAGGCGGCGTGAAAGGTGTGGACCCGGTGGGGCTGCCGAAGGGTCACCCAACGAGATGATCCAGAGCGAAGAGGGACCCCATGACAGGAGGGTGCCCGGGAAGAGATGTGGGAAGGCGGAGGGTGTTGGAATACGCGGGAAAATTCacccaggagagaaaccatataaatgcctggagtgtgaaaAGAGCTTCAGTCAGAGGGGAAGCCTTAATaaacatcaaagaatccattcaggagagaaaccctataaatgcctggaatgtggaaGGAGCTTCAATGTGAGGGGGAACCTTTATaaacatcaaagaatccattcaggagagaaaccctataaatgcctggaatgtggaaGGAGCTTCAGTTGCAGGGGAAGCCTTTATatacatcaaagaatccattcaggagaaaaaccctataaatgcctggagtgtggaaagagtttcagtcaTAGTGGAAGCCTTTATatacatcaaagaatccattcaggagaaaaaccctataaatgcctgaaGTGTGGAAATTGTTTCAGTCAGAGGGCAGACCTTTAtaaacatcaaagaatccacacaggagaaaaacagtataaatgcctggagtgtggaaagagcttcagtcagaaGGGAAACCTTCATAcccatcaaagaatccattcaggagagaaaccatataaatgcctggagtgtggaaagagcttcagtgacAGCGGAAGCATTAATAAACataaaagaatccattcaggagagaaaccctacaagtgcctggagtgtggaaaatcCTTCATCACAAATGGAAATCTCAAAAACCATCAACGAAttcacactggagagaaaccctataaatgtcttgagtgtggaaagagtttcagatcGAGAGGACATCTCAAGATACATCAAAAaattcacacgggagaaaaaccctataaatgtctggagtgtggaaagagtttcagtctTAGTGGAAGCCTTTATATACATCAacgaatccattcaggagagaaaccttataaatgcctggagtgcggaaagagctttactcagaGTGGACAGCTCAGGgcacatcaaagaattcacacgggagaaaaaccctataaatgcctggagtgcggaAGGAGCTTCAGTCAGAGTGGAAGCCTTGATAAACATCTAAGAATCCATTTAGGAGAGAGaccatataaatgcttggagtgtggaaagagtttcagatcGAGAGGAGAGATCAggatacatcaaagaattcacacgggagaaaagccctataaatgcctggagtgtggaattGGCTTCAGTTGCAGTGGAAGCCTTTGTACGCAtcaaaggatccattcaggggagaaaccgtataaatgcctggagtgcggaaagagctttactcagaGTGGACAGCTCAGGgcacatcaaagaattcacacaggagaaaaaccctataaatgcctggcgTGCGGAAGGAGCTTCAGTGTGAGTGGGAACCTTGATAAACATCTAAGAATCCATTCAGgaaagaaaccatataaatgcctggagtgtggaaaaagtttcagatCGAGAGGAGATCTCAGGgcacatcaaagaattcacacgggagaaaagccctataaatgcctggagtgtggaaagagtttcagtctTAGTCGAAGCCTTTATATACATCAacgaatccattcaggagagaaaccctataaatgcctggaatgtggaaaaagtttcaatcAGATAGGAAGTCTCAggatacatcaaagaattcacacgggagaaaaaccctataaatgcctggagtgcggaaagagcttcagtcacagTTCAAGCCTTGATAACCATCTAAGAATCCATTTAGGAGAGAGaccatataaatgcttggagtgtggaaagagtttcagatcGAGAGGAGAGATCAGgaaacatcaaagaattcacacgggagaaaagccctataaatgcctggagtgtggaaagagcttcagtcacagTGGAAGCCTTGATAACCATCTAAGAatccattcaggggagaaaccgtataaatgcctggagtgcggaaagagcttcagtcacagTTCAAGCCTTTATAGACATCAAAGCCTCCATTCAggacagaaagc
- the LOC134506172 gene encoding zinc finger protein 664-like: protein MEVLKQDGRLRRRKEAKPSGEEGACTGASRSCLRRRERCGPGGAAEGSPNEMIQSEEGPRDRRVPGKRCGKAEGVGIRGKIHPGEKPYKCLECGRSFSVRGNLYKHQRIHSGEKPYKCLECGRSFSRRGSLYIHQRIHSGEKPYKCLECGKSFSHSGSLYIHQRIHSGEKPYKCLECGKSFSHSGSLYKHQRIHTGEKPYKCLECGKSFSQKGNLHTHQRIHSGEKPYKCLECGKSFSDSGSINKHKRIHSGEKPYKCLECGKSFITNGNLKNHQRIHTGEKPYKCLECGKSFRSRGHLKIHQKIHTGEKPYKCLECGKSFSLSGSLSIHQRIHSGEKPYKCLECGKSFTQSGQLRAHQRIHTGEKPYKCLECGKSFSLSRSLYIHQRIHSGEKPYKCLECGKSFNQIGSLRIHQRIHTGEKPYKCLECGKSFSHSGSLDNHLRIHSGEKPYKCLECGKSFSHSSSLYRHQSLHSGQKA from the exons ATGGAGGTTTTAAAG CAGGACGGCCGACTCCGGCGAAGGAAGGAGGCGAAGCCGAGCGGAGAGGAGGGAGCCTGCACAGGAGCCTCCCGGTCCTGTCTGAGGCGGCGTGAAAGGTGTGGACCCGGTGGGGCCGCCGAAGGGTCACCCAACGAGATGATCCAGAGCGAGGAGGGACCACGTGACAGGAGGGTGCCCGGGAAGAGATGTGGGAAGGCGGAGGGCGTTGGAATACGCGGGAAAATTCAcccaggagagaaaccgtataaatgcctggaatgtggaaGGAGCTTCAGTGTGAGGGGGAACCTTTATaaacatcaaagaatccattcaggagagaaaccctataaatgcctggaatgtggaaGGAGCTTCAGTCGCAGGGGAAGCCTTTATatacatcaaagaatccattcaggagaaaaaccctataaatgcctggagtgtggaaagagtttcagtcaTAGTGGAAGCCTTTATatacatcaaagaatccattcaggagaaaaaccctataaatgcctggagtgtggaaagagtttcagtcaTAGTGGAAGCCTTTAtaaacatcaaagaatccacacaggagaaaaaccctataaatgcctggagtgtggaaagagcttcagtcagaaGGGAAACCTTCATAcccatcaaagaatccattcaggagagaaaccatataaatgcctggagtgtggaaagagcttcagtgacAGCGGAAGCATTAATAAACataaaagaatccattcaggagagaaaccctacaagtgcctggagtgtggaaaatcCTTCATAACAAATGGAAATCTCAAAAACCATCAACGAAttcacactggagagaaaccctataaatgtcttgagtgtggaaagagtttcagatcGAGAGGACATCTCAAGATACATCAAAAaattcacacgggagaaaaaccctataaatgtctggagtgtggaaagagtttcagtctTAGTGGAAGCCTTTCTATACATCAacgaatccattcaggagagaaaccttataaatgcctggagtgcggaaagagctttactcagaGTGGACAGCTCAGGgcacatcaaagaattcacacgggagaaaagccctataaatgcctggagtgtggaaagagtttcagtctTAGTCGAAGCCTTTATATACATCAacgaatccattcaggagagaaaccctataaatgcctggaatgtggaaaaagtttcaatcAGATAGGAAGTCTCAggatacatcaaagaattcacacgggagaaaaaccctataaatgcctggagtgtggaaagagcttcagtcacagTGGAAGCCTTGATAACCATCTAAGAatccattcaggggagaaaccgtataaatgcctggagtgcggaaagagcttcagtcacagTTCAAGCCTTTATAGACATCAAAGCCTCCATTCAggacagaaagcataa